Proteins encoded together in one Marinithermus hydrothermalis DSM 14884 window:
- a CDS encoding MBL fold metallo-hydrolase, whose protein sequence is MRLYPCGAAGTVTGSAHLVEHQGYRLLLDCGLYQGADEEKNTEPFPFAPREVDAVVLSHAHLDHVGRLPLLVRQGYAGRVYATPPTLRLVPLILEDALGVMTHEHERALRKGLEPPPLLWTEADLQEAVGRLEPLPYYTPRAFGPFTVTLRNAGHIAGSAFVEVVADGKRLVFSGDLGNRRKELLPDPDYPPRADLVLSEGTYGDRAHRPFQSTLEEFAEILTKTLAAGGKVLIPSFAMERAQELLFHIRELEQEGRIPEVPVFVDSPLTTRITEVYTALVDTFSPEVQALYRQGVDPFRPRQLEHVRSVEESKALNDLAGSAVIIAGSGMLSGGRILHHLRHHLPDPKSALVIVGYQPRGGLGARILERPAAVRIYGHEVPVRASVHTLGGFSGHAGQDELLDWLAEEPRVLLVHGELEKLHALGKRLHARGQAVRVAQYGVPVEV, encoded by the coding sequence AGCCCTTCCCCTTCGCTCCCCGGGAGGTGGACGCGGTCGTCCTGAGCCACGCGCACCTCGACCACGTGGGCCGCCTGCCCCTTTTGGTGCGTCAGGGGTACGCGGGGCGGGTGTACGCGACCCCGCCCACCCTGCGGCTCGTGCCCCTCATCCTGGAGGACGCCCTCGGCGTCATGACGCACGAGCACGAACGCGCCCTGCGCAAGGGCCTCGAGCCCCCGCCCCTCCTCTGGACGGAAGCGGACCTGCAAGAGGCGGTGGGGCGGCTCGAGCCCCTCCCCTACTACACCCCCCGCGCGTTCGGGCCGTTCACGGTGACGCTCCGGAACGCGGGGCATATTGCGGGCAGCGCTTTCGTCGAGGTGGTCGCGGACGGGAAGCGGCTGGTGTTCAGCGGGGACCTGGGGAACCGCCGCAAGGAGCTCTTGCCGGACCCGGACTACCCGCCGCGCGCGGACCTGGTCCTTTCGGAGGGCACCTACGGCGACCGCGCCCACCGGCCGTTCCAGTCCACGCTCGAGGAGTTCGCCGAGATCCTCACCAAAACCCTCGCTGCGGGCGGGAAGGTGCTCATCCCCTCGTTCGCCATGGAACGCGCGCAGGAGCTGTTGTTTCACATCCGCGAGCTCGAGCAGGAGGGCCGGATCCCCGAGGTGCCGGTCTTCGTGGACTCCCCCCTCACCACCCGCATCACCGAGGTCTACACCGCGCTTGTGGACACGTTCAGCCCCGAGGTGCAGGCCCTGTACCGCCAGGGGGTGGACCCGTTCCGCCCAAGGCAGCTCGAGCACGTGCGGAGCGTGGAGGAGTCCAAGGCTTTGAACGACCTCGCGGGCTCCGCGGTGATCATCGCGGGGAGCGGGATGCTCTCAGGCGGCCGAATCCTGCACCACCTGCGTCACCACCTGCCGGACCCCAAAAGCGCCTTGGTGATCGTGGGGTACCAGCCCCGGGGCGGGCTCGGCGCGCGGATCCTCGAGCGGCCCGCCGCGGTTCGCATCTATGGGCACGAGGTGCCCGTGCGGGCCTCGGTGCACACCCTGGGCGGGTTCTCCGGGCACGCGGGGCAGGACGAGCTGCTGGACTGGCTCGCCGAGGAGCCCCGGGTGCTCTTGGTTCACGGGGAGCTCGAGAAGCTGCACGCCCTGGGGAAGCGCCTCCACGCGCGGGGGCAGGCGGTGCGGGTGGCGCAGTACGGCGTGCCGGTCGAGGTGTGA
- the mobA gene encoding molybdenum cofactor guanylyltransferase, which produces MTYSGAVLAGGRSRRFGTDKARFIWRGKPLLAWVLEGLEGAAERFIVANRPYPEFGVPVQPDLLPGGDSLSGLHAALARARWDWVAVAACDLPYLTRAYWDHLYTEAQRGGVRVVAGVGPEGFPEPLAALYHRSLKEEVERRLRSGQLRLGRLLEGEGVRLVPWAVLEARFGPRLFTNANTPGDLGAV; this is translated from the coding sequence GTGACGTATAGCGGCGCGGTGCTCGCGGGGGGACGGTCCCGCCGGTTCGGGACCGACAAGGCCCGGTTCATCTGGCGCGGCAAGCCCCTGCTCGCCTGGGTGTTGGAGGGCCTCGAGGGCGCCGCGGAGCGCTTCATCGTCGCGAACCGGCCGTACCCGGAGTTCGGGGTGCCGGTGCAGCCGGACCTCCTCCCTGGGGGGGACAGCCTCTCGGGGTTGCACGCGGCCCTGGCGCGCGCCCGGTGGGACTGGGTTGCCGTCGCGGCGTGCGACCTGCCCTACCTCACGCGCGCCTACTGGGACCACCTGTATACCGAGGCCCAGCGTGGCGGCGTGCGGGTCGTGGCGGGCGTGGGGCCCGAAGGCTTTCCCGAGCCCCTCGCAGCCCTGTACCACCGCTCCTTGAAAGAGGAGGTCGAGCGCCGCCTCCGTAGCGGTCAGCTGCGGTTGGGACGGCTGCTCGAGGGTGAGGGGGTACGTCTCGTGCCGTGGGCGGTGCTCGAAGCGCGCTTCGGCCCGCGGTTGTTTACCAACGCCAACACCCCGGGGGACCTCGGGGCGGTATAA
- a CDS encoding OsmC family protein, whose translation MPATVTVEVRQVGPATSEGRVRTHTVRIDRPLEKGGADQGPMGGELLLLALRGCFMSSLLAAIRAREAAVTNARVEVVGTLAEAPPRFSAIELRVHADHADRALMEKLVQISERACIVANTLRDAVALSVRLV comes from the coding sequence ATGCCAGCAACCGTGACGGTAGAGGTACGACAGGTGGGGCCCGCGACCTCCGAGGGACGGGTGCGCACCCACACGGTGCGGATCGACCGGCCGCTGGAGAAGGGCGGCGCGGACCAGGGTCCGATGGGTGGGGAGCTCTTGCTGCTGGCGCTTAGGGGGTGCTTCATGAGCAGCCTGCTCGCCGCGATTCGCGCGCGTGAGGCTGCGGTTACGAACGCACGCGTCGAGGTGGTGGGTACCCTGGCCGAAGCGCCCCCGCGGTTTTCCGCGATCGAGCTGCGGGTGCACGCGGACCACGCGGACCGCGCCTTGATGGAGAAGCTCGTGCAGATCTCGGAGCGCGCCTGCATCGTGGCGAACACCCTCAGGGACGCGGTGGCGCTAAGCGTGCGTTTGGTTTAG
- a CDS encoding CBS domain-containing protein, with protein sequence MQRVADLMTPDPIVIEAHRSVSEAAALMEEQGIGGLPVVEGERLVGILTSRDTRRAHPNRLVVDAMSANPITITPEESILTAYTRMQAAGVERIVVVEAARPVGILTIKTLMHALGSQYDPLTGLPRADLLRYRLEEILSRGEDPTLLFADLDDFGTLNKQYGHVLGDRALKAVAKVLQHFAQNHQGEAFRYGGDEFAILLPKPRREVIPHLDALITAVRALQIDGLPPLGISLGLSGGRREGRIPANSAATADDLINLASQASTLAKRHPQGWRTDPDKTSVTEREP encoded by the coding sequence ATGCAGCGTGTGGCGGATCTCATGACTCCTGACCCGATCGTGATCGAAGCGCACCGGAGCGTGAGCGAAGCCGCAGCCCTTATGGAGGAGCAGGGCATCGGCGGCCTGCCCGTGGTCGAAGGCGAACGGCTCGTCGGTATCCTGACCTCCCGAGACACCCGCCGCGCACACCCTAACCGTCTGGTAGTGGACGCAATGAGCGCGAACCCCATCACGATCACACCCGAGGAGAGCATCCTTACCGCTTACACGCGCATGCAGGCTGCTGGCGTCGAGCGAATCGTGGTGGTCGAGGCAGCGCGTCCTGTGGGCATCCTCACCATAAAAACGCTGATGCACGCCCTGGGCAGCCAGTACGACCCGCTCACGGGACTGCCGCGCGCGGATCTTCTGCGCTACCGTCTCGAGGAGATCCTCTCCCGCGGCGAGGATCCCACCCTCCTCTTCGCGGACCTCGATGATTTCGGTACTCTGAATAAGCAGTACGGGCACGTGCTCGGGGACCGGGCGCTTAAGGCCGTGGCTAAGGTGCTTCAACACTTTGCCCAAAACCACCAGGGTGAAGCCTTTCGGTACGGAGGGGACGAATTTGCAATCCTCCTGCCGAAACCCCGCCGGGAGGTCATTCCACACCTTGACGCTCTTATCACTGCGGTACGCGCGCTCCAAATCGACGGCCTGCCTCCCTTGGGCATCTCCCTGGGCCTTTCCGGAGGACGGCGTGAGGGAAGAATCCCCGCCAACTCAGCGGCCACCGCTGACGATCTAATCAACCTGGCAAGCCAAGCCTCCACCTTAGCCAAACGCCACCCCCAGGGATGGCGCACCGACCCCGACAAGACGAGCGTAACTGAACGGGAGCCCTAA
- a CDS encoding sensor histidine kinase yields MIKGEPYAGLYQRVRLARALLPPAIVVVVVLFELWVWPYAEMRWAFWLQLAFYGLIGPFVTWVTLDWIAEEVHKRETTERALLEANRRINAVREVMRRSLLAENLEEAMRSVASAIREALGREVALELEGFRWATPGFTAPPAQEIQLHRSGGRLLLASAADPDFLEVLAGEVDSVLEAAKARTRELLTLFEVDQALRAEANLEKLLEGLLEKIVRWADAEGGAVYLLDEEGLLHLWAQRGIDVPPQAFLPEGAWAEALEEATFVAPRRLAVPLREKTRVGLLVLQGPEEQMREKLPFLRILAGQVTLAVRNAQAYLRAEELAINEERNRIAREIHDGIAQALAFMALKLDLATRLLERDPKTALAEIQTVKDTLRQQIREVRRSIFALRPIDLERYGFLDSLRRYAEAFAEQAGFRVRLELPERVNLSQASELVLFRVLQEALNNVAKHAQARTVTVRLEPVGAKGACLEVRDDGKGFDPEATQASGLGGFGLTQMRERVLARGGTFEVHSAPGEGTRVRAKLLY; encoded by the coding sequence GTGATTAAGGGTGAACCGTACGCTGGCCTGTACCAGCGCGTGCGCCTCGCGCGCGCGCTCTTGCCCCCCGCGATCGTAGTGGTCGTGGTGTTGTTCGAGCTTTGGGTCTGGCCGTACGCCGAGATGCGCTGGGCTTTCTGGCTCCAGCTCGCCTTCTACGGTCTGATCGGCCCCTTCGTCACCTGGGTCACCCTGGACTGGATCGCGGAGGAGGTGCATAAACGCGAGACCACCGAGCGCGCCTTGCTCGAGGCGAACCGCCGCATCAACGCGGTGCGCGAGGTGATGCGGCGCTCCCTTCTCGCGGAGAACCTGGAGGAGGCGATGCGGTCCGTCGCTTCCGCCATCCGGGAAGCCCTAGGCCGGGAGGTGGCCCTCGAGCTCGAAGGGTTTCGCTGGGCCACCCCCGGCTTCACCGCGCCCCCCGCGCAGGAGATCCAGCTGCACCGCTCGGGGGGGCGGCTGCTTTTAGCGAGCGCGGCGGACCCGGACTTCCTCGAGGTGCTCGCGGGCGAGGTGGACAGCGTGCTCGAGGCGGCCAAAGCCCGCACGCGTGAGTTGTTGACCCTGTTTGAGGTGGACCAGGCCCTGCGGGCCGAGGCCAACCTGGAGAAACTCCTGGAGGGGCTCCTCGAGAAGATCGTTCGCTGGGCGGACGCCGAGGGAGGCGCGGTCTACCTGCTGGATGAGGAGGGGTTGCTGCACCTCTGGGCGCAGCGGGGGATCGACGTGCCGCCCCAGGCCTTCCTGCCCGAGGGGGCGTGGGCCGAGGCCCTGGAGGAAGCGACCTTCGTCGCGCCGCGCCGGCTCGCCGTTCCTTTGCGGGAGAAAACCCGCGTGGGGCTTCTCGTGCTGCAAGGGCCGGAGGAGCAGATGCGGGAGAAGCTTCCCTTCCTGCGCATTCTGGCGGGCCAGGTCACGCTCGCGGTGCGCAACGCGCAGGCGTACCTGCGCGCCGAGGAGCTCGCGATTAACGAGGAACGCAACCGCATCGCCCGCGAGATCCATGACGGCATCGCCCAGGCCCTCGCCTTCATGGCCCTAAAGCTCGACCTCGCCACGCGCCTGTTGGAACGGGACCCGAAGACCGCCCTCGCCGAGATCCAGACCGTCAAGGACACCCTCCGGCAACAGATCCGCGAGGTGCGGCGCAGCATCTTCGCCCTCAGACCGATCGACCTCGAGCGCTACGGCTTCCTGGACTCCCTCCGCCGCTACGCCGAAGCCTTCGCGGAGCAGGCAGGGTTCCGGGTGCGCCTCGAGCTGCCCGAGCGCGTGAACCTCTCGCAGGCTTCCGAGCTCGTCCTGTTCCGCGTGCTGCAGGAAGCCCTGAACAACGTCGCCAAGCACGCCCAGGCCCGCACGGTCACGGTGCGGCTCGAGCCGGTGGGCGCGAAAGGCGCGTGTCTCGAGGTTCGGGACGACGGGAAGGGGTTCGATCCCGAGGCCACCCAAGCGAGCGGCCTCGGGGGGTTCGGCCTTACCCAGATGCGCGAGCGGGTCCTGGCGCGCGGCGGTACCTTCGAGGTGCACAGTGCGCCCGGTGAGGGCACGCGCGTGCGGGCCAAGCTCTTGTACTAG